In Microbacterium sp. No. 7, the genomic window CGCTGCCGCCCGGCGATGTCGAGCATGAGCTCCTCGAGCTGAACGCCTGGGTCGACTGGCTCCGCCACACCTACGGGCTGCCCGCCCAGGTCGTGCCGCCGATGTGGCACCGGCACCCCGAACTCCTGTGGGAGCTGTCGGCGCTCAGGCAGCACTGGCTGTTCTGCTTCGACCCGCAGGCCAAAGGCAACCAGGCCCTCGCCTGGCACCACGACTTCGCGATCGCGCGCGAGCGCCTCCGCGACTGGGTCACGATCTCCGGCACCCGCCTCGACCGCGACCGCGCCACCCGCATCACCGAGTGGCCCGGCGGTGAAGCCGAAGACTGGGAGGCTCCCGACACGACCGAGCGCACGGTCACGAACCGCACCGAGGACTTCCTCGCGTTCGTGGAAGAGCAAGTACTTGCACGTCGGGCGGAGCAGAACGCCACGATCCGAGAGATCACGAACCTCGAGTGGCGGGAGCAGCCATGAGCGACGAGCCAGCCCTGACCTCGCCGCTCCTCGATAGTCACGAGGTGGCCGTGCTCCTCAAGGTATCGGAGTCAACGCTGTCGCGGTGGCGGGCAGATGAGAAGGGGCCGCCGTTCCTCAAGTTGGGAGGCATCACCCGGTATCGGCTCGACGCAGTCGAAGCCTGGTTGGAGTCGCTGAGCCATGAGCGGCCCTGATAACGGCCTGCCGCCCATTCCACCGATCGGGGTGAAGGTCGCCACCGACCTGGAGTACCGACGATCAGGCATCCGCGCTCGGGCGAGATGGACAGACCCCGAGACGAAGAAGCGGATGGTTCGTGCACTCGTCGTTCCGGACGAAGAAGCGGCCGAGGAGTTCTTCCGAGGCTTGCAGGCCTCGGCAGAGACCGGAATCGACCGGCGTATCTCGCTGTCGGAGTACGTCACCTTTATCGGCGACCGTTGGATGCGGGGCTTGGATCCCACCTCCACCGTGGACGGATACAAAGTCGGCCTTCGCTTGCGCGTCCTGCCGTCCCTGGGCCATCTCCCGATCTCGCAGATTACGGCAGGCATGATCGATCGCACGATCGATGACTGGGAAACGCGCTGCTCCGCGTCGACGATCAAGAACACAATCGCACCGCTCGTGCGCGTGCTCGATGAAGCAGTCCGCGACGATGTCATCCAGAGCAACCCCGCCCGCCAGCGTTC contains:
- a CDS encoding helix-turn-helix transcriptional regulator, coding for MSDEPALTSPLLDSHEVAVLLKVSESTLSRWRADEKGPPFLKLGGITRYRLDAVEAWLESLSHERP